Below is a genomic region from Streptomyces ferrugineus.
GGCACCAACGGCTACACCAAGGACCACGGCTTCATCTTCGAGGTCGATCCCGCCGACCCGCACCGCTCGGGCGCGGTCCCGCTGACCGCGATGGGCCGCTTCCAGCACGAGGCGATCGCGGTCGACCCGCGGCGCGGCATCGTGTACGAGACCGAGGACGCCTTCGACAAGCCCTTCGGCCTGTTCTACCGCTTCCTGCCGCACCGCCCGCGCGGCGGCCTGGGCACCCTGCGCGCGGGCGGCCGCCTGCAGGCGATGCGGGTGCCGGGCGTGCCCGATCTGTCGTCGATCCAGGAGCCGGGCGCGGCCTTCGGCGACATCGAGTGGGTGGACGTACCGGACCCGCTGGCCGCCCGGACCCCCATCCGCCTCCAGGACTTCGGCCGGAAGGGCATCACCCACGCGCAGAAGCTGGAGGGCTGCTACTGGGGCGGCCGCAGCGTCTACTTCGTGTCCTCCTTCGCCCGCAGCGCGGAGGGCTCGGCCGGGGACCACTACGGCCAGATCTGGCGCTACGACCCCGCCGCGCGCCGCCTCACCCTGGTGATCGTCTTCGGCCCCGACACGAACGTCCGGCTGCCCGGCGAGTCCCCCGACAACATCTGTCTCGCCCCCAGCGGCGGCCTCATGGTCTGCGAGGACGGCAACGGCGCCCAGCACGTCTATGGCGTCACGCGGCGCGGCGAGGTGTACGCGATGGCCCGCAACGCCCAGAACCTGGGCACGCCGGAGGAGCCCGAGTGGGGCGAGTTCGCCGGGGTCGCCTTCTCGCCCGACGGAAGGACGATGTACGTCAACTGCTACACGCCGGGGACGACGTTCGCGGTGACGGGACCCTGGCGCCGCTAGCCGGCGGCGGCACGGGCCGCGGCCGGAGGCGGGCGTTCCATCACGTCCTCTAACCTGTGCGGCATGAACGCAGCGGGGGATGTGGTCGACGGCCGTTTCGAGCTGGTGGAGCGGCTCGGCAGCGGAGGGATGGGCACCGTGTGGCGGGCTCGCGACACGGTGCTGCACCGGGAGGTCGCGCTCAAGGCGGTCCGGTCCGACGCGGACACGGTCGGGGTGGTGCGCGAGCGGGTGATGCGGGAGGCGCGGGCGCTGGCCCGGCTCAGCCATCCCCATGTGGTGACGGTCCACCAGATCGTGGACGCCGAGCCGCATCCGTGGATCGTGATGGAGCTGGTGCCGGGGGTCTCCCTCCAACAGCGGCTGGACGACGGCCCGTTGACACCCGTGGCGGCGGCCCGGCTCGGCCGCCAGGTGCTCGCCGCGCTGATGGCCGCGCACGCGGCGGGCATCCAGCACCGGGACGTCAAGCCCGCCAACATCCTGCTGCGCCCCGACGGCAGCGCCGTCCTCACGGACTTCGGCATCGCCGCCCTCCAGGGCACGACGGGCCTCACGGCGACGGGCGAGTTGGTCGGTTCGCCGGAGTACATGGCCCCGGAGCGGATCCGCGGGCACGGTGACGACAGTCCGGCCGCCGACCTCTGGTCGCTGGGCGTGGTCCTGTACCTCTGTGTGGAGGGCGTCAGCCCGCTGCGCCGCCCGACGACGCTGGCCACCCTGGCCGCCGTACTCGACGACCCGCTCCCACCGCCGTCCCGCTCGGGCCCGCTGACGCAGGTGCTGCAGGCCCTGCTGGTGCGGGACCCGGCGGCCCGCCCGGACGCCGCCCGGCTGGACGCGATGCTGGCGCGGGTGGAGACGGGGGCGACTCCGCACTGGGCCGCCCAGCCGACGACGACGGCGGCCGCGCCGCACCCGGTGCCGCCGCCGACCCCCACCCAGCTGGACACTCCGCGCCCCACGACCCCGCAGCAGGTGCGCGGCCGCAAACGCCGCACTCCCCTCGTGGTGGCCGCGACCGCGGTGCTGGCGATCGCCACGGCCACGGCCCTGGTCCTCACCCTGCGGGCCGGTGACACCGGCGGCGACAACAACAGGGCCGCCCCCCTCACCAAGCCCCCGGCCCCTACCAGCGCGACCCCCACACGCACCCCGGGCCGCACCCCGCCCGGCCGCTGGATCGCCCAGCTCCACTCCGAACCGGTCTCCGCCGGCACCGCCAACCGCGACCGCAGGCTGGCCACCATCCGCCGGACCATCCCCGGGGCCAAGTTCCTGCTCAGCGACAACTACGCGTCCCTGCGCGGCGGCTACTGGGTCTTCTACGCCCCCGGCCCCTTCCGCAACGGCCGCGCGGCCCTCACCTTCTGCGCCAAGCACGACCGCACCACGGCGAACTCCTGCCTCGGCCGCTACCTGAGCACGGACCCGACCGAGTCCATCCTCCAGTGCCGCCCACCGGTCTCGGCGCCCACGGGCTACTGCACCCGCAAGGACTGAGAACCCCCGAACCGCCGGGCGGGTGACAAGGACACGGCACACCCACCGGTGTACCGAAATGCCCTTTTGATCACCATATCTTCATATAGTGATCACTCTTGTACGACGCGTCACCACCGTCTGCGCCCTGGCCGCGACCCTCAGCGCGCTCGCCTCCTGCACGGCGCCCGAGGCGACCCGCGCTCCCCTCCCGGCGCCCAGTGCCACGGCCGCCTCCCCCTCTCCCAGGGCTCCGACGCTCGCCCCGGGTCCCGC
It encodes:
- a CDS encoding serine/threonine-protein kinase, with product MNAAGDVVDGRFELVERLGSGGMGTVWRARDTVLHREVALKAVRSDADTVGVVRERVMREARALARLSHPHVVTVHQIVDAEPHPWIVMELVPGVSLQQRLDDGPLTPVAAARLGRQVLAALMAAHAAGIQHRDVKPANILLRPDGSAVLTDFGIAALQGTTGLTATGELVGSPEYMAPERIRGHGDDSPAADLWSLGVVLYLCVEGVSPLRRPTTLATLAAVLDDPLPPPSRSGPLTQVLQALLVRDPAARPDAARLDAMLARVETGATPHWAAQPTTTAAAPHPVPPPTPTQLDTPRPTTPQQVRGRKRRTPLVVAATAVLAIATATALVLTLRAGDTGGDNNRAAPLTKPPAPTSATPTRTPGRTPPGRWIAQLHSEPVSAGTANRDRRLATIRRTIPGAKFLLSDNYASLRGGYWVFYAPGPFRNGRAALTFCAKHDRTTANSCLGRYLSTDPTESILQCRPPVSAPTGYCTRKD
- a CDS encoding PhoX family protein, which codes for MSENTSADPTTRRQLLARTGALGVSIAFAGNLTELFAGTAAAQNLGHSGYGPLVRDPKGLLDLPKGFRYRVLSREGDGLRSGEGRVPSNHDGMTALPGRHGRVHLVRNHENRADARIPVPTVKGLTYDPAGKGGCTALTLDARNHVLSERVAIAGTAVNCAGGPTPWGTWLTCEETEDKAGTNGYTKDHGFIFEVDPADPHRSGAVPLTAMGRFQHEAIAVDPRRGIVYETEDAFDKPFGLFYRFLPHRPRGGLGTLRAGGRLQAMRVPGVPDLSSIQEPGAAFGDIEWVDVPDPLAARTPIRLQDFGRKGITHAQKLEGCYWGGRSVYFVSSFARSAEGSAGDHYGQIWRYDPAARRLTLVIVFGPDTNVRLPGESPDNICLAPSGGLMVCEDGNGAQHVYGVTRRGEVYAMARNAQNLGTPEEPEWGEFAGVAFSPDGRTMYVNCYTPGTTFAVTGPWRR